One window from the genome of Hyphomonas neptunium ATCC 15444 encodes:
- a CDS encoding NAD(P)/FAD-dependent oxidoreductase — protein sequence MKKIAIIGAGISGLGAAWALKDTADVTLFEQDKRAGGHANTHVFDYDGHPTAVDLGFIVYNARNYPNLIAFFDELGVETQASDMSFAVSDPSGWEWASTLPGLFAQKRNLLNPDFHRFWRTILKFNNTARAELSAGLVTETSLGAWLDRHCYDEAFRKNYILPMGAAIWSTPEREMLNYPAQSFFQFFDNHRLMHKERPKWRTVTGGSQSYVKKAADGLDGRLRSGVRVERISPFGSRTSVHLDNGHTEIFDEVILAAHSNQALALVQDRYEDQAFLLRSVRYRPNSIWLHRDPALMPKRKSAWASWNVLKQEGDDICLTYWMNRLQGIDSSRPLFITLNPATPPKEEYTFLHYTLDHPQFDTAAEAAVRGLNRIQGKDNLWFAGAWMGRGFHEDGLKSGLFAGLSLGGKVSWDVQGVETQSPKKDPVVVSMSAEVSA from the coding sequence ATGAAAAAAATTGCGATCATTGGCGCAGGCATCTCCGGATTGGGCGCCGCGTGGGCACTTAAGGACACAGCGGATGTCACCCTGTTCGAGCAGGATAAGCGCGCGGGTGGCCACGCCAACACGCACGTATTCGACTATGACGGGCACCCTACTGCGGTGGATCTTGGCTTCATCGTCTATAACGCGCGGAATTATCCCAATCTTATTGCCTTCTTTGACGAGCTGGGCGTTGAAACGCAGGCTTCTGATATGAGCTTCGCCGTTTCAGACCCTTCAGGTTGGGAGTGGGCTTCTACTCTGCCCGGCCTGTTTGCCCAGAAACGCAATCTTCTGAACCCGGACTTTCATCGTTTCTGGCGGACGATCCTCAAGTTCAACAACACGGCGCGCGCAGAACTTTCGGCCGGCCTGGTGACTGAAACATCGCTAGGCGCGTGGCTGGATCGCCACTGCTATGATGAAGCGTTCCGGAAAAATTACATCCTCCCTATGGGCGCCGCGATCTGGTCGACACCCGAGCGTGAGATGCTCAACTATCCCGCACAAAGCTTCTTTCAGTTCTTCGACAATCACCGCCTCATGCACAAGGAACGCCCCAAATGGCGTACCGTCACCGGTGGAAGCCAGAGTTATGTGAAAAAGGCTGCAGACGGACTAGATGGACGCCTCAGATCTGGCGTGCGTGTTGAGAGAATAAGCCCGTTTGGCAGCCGGACCTCTGTCCATCTCGATAATGGGCACACAGAGATATTTGACGAAGTAATCCTTGCCGCGCATTCAAACCAGGCGCTGGCGCTGGTTCAGGACCGGTACGAAGACCAGGCATTTCTGCTGCGCTCTGTCCGGTATCGCCCTAACAGTATCTGGCTGCACCGCGACCCGGCCCTGATGCCAAAGCGAAAAAGCGCATGGGCGAGCTGGAACGTTCTGAAGCAGGAAGGCGACGATATTTGTCTCACCTATTGGATGAACAGGTTGCAAGGGATAGATTCCTCACGCCCGCTTTTCATCACGCTGAATCCGGCGACACCGCCGAAAGAAGAATACACGTTTCTCCACTACACGCTTGACCATCCACAGTTCGACACGGCCGCAGAAGCGGCTGTGCGGGGCCTGAACCGCATCCAGGGCAAGGATAATCTTTGGTTTGCCGGGGCATGGATGGGCCGAGGCTTCCATGAGGATGGCCTGAAGTCTGGCCTCTTCGCGGGGTTGTCACTAGGTGGGAAAGTCTCTTGGGACGTGCAGGGAGTTGAAACGCAGTCTCCAAAAAAGGACCCTGTTGTGGTATCTATGTCAGCAGAGGTATCTGCTTGA
- a CDS encoding DUF1365 domain-containing protein has translation MITPALRLWTGKTVHHRFSPFERRFAYNIFLIDLDIDRLAAADGVSTLFRINRPALFSFRPEDHGAKTEGAALRPWAEKMFGKAGVELSGGPIRLVTFPRHLFYKFAPISLWYGYGPNDDLRGIIYEVNNTFGEQHCYVAHANSTRSQHEADKSFHVSPFMDISGQYRFTLRAPDEKLMVTVENWENRERTHMANINALQLPATSASLLRQAVAHPLSSVGVMVGIHWQALKIWLKGAKYRRKPPLPAPALTIASTISDPVSIRRGEPV, from the coding sequence TTGATCACGCCCGCCCTCCGTCTCTGGACTGGCAAGACGGTCCATCACCGCTTTTCCCCTTTCGAGCGGCGGTTCGCCTATAACATTTTCCTGATCGATCTTGATATTGACCGGCTGGCAGCCGCGGATGGGGTTTCGACCCTGTTTCGCATCAACCGCCCTGCCCTGTTTTCCTTCCGGCCAGAAGATCATGGCGCGAAAACTGAAGGTGCAGCTCTGCGGCCATGGGCAGAGAAAATGTTTGGGAAAGCGGGCGTCGAATTATCCGGGGGCCCAATCCGCCTCGTAACGTTTCCGCGACATCTCTTCTACAAGTTTGCGCCAATTTCACTTTGGTATGGCTACGGACCAAATGATGACCTGCGTGGCATCATCTACGAAGTCAACAATACCTTTGGAGAGCAGCATTGTTATGTGGCGCACGCCAACTCTACGCGGTCACAGCATGAAGCCGATAAGTCGTTTCATGTGTCACCCTTCATGGATATATCTGGCCAGTATCGCTTCACGCTTCGCGCGCCGGATGAGAAGCTGATGGTGACAGTAGAAAATTGGGAGAACCGCGAGCGCACGCATATGGCAAATATAAACGCGCTGCAGCTACCGGCAACCTCCGCCTCCCTACTCCGCCAAGCGGTCGCGCATCCTCTGTCGTCTGTAGGCGTCATGGTTGGCATTCACTGGCAGGCTTTGAAGATATGGCTGAAGGGCGCGAAATATCGGCGGAAGCCTCCGCTGCCAGCCCCCGCCCTGACCATTGCCAGCACTATATCAGATCCAGTCTCAATCCGCCGCGGAGAGCCAGTATGA